A DNA window from Helianthus annuus cultivar XRQ/B chromosome 15, HanXRQr2.0-SUNRISE, whole genome shotgun sequence contains the following coding sequences:
- the LOC110917761 gene encoding inactive LRR receptor-like serine/threonine-protein kinase BIR2 encodes MNTNPTSPHPSRCTFTLPTLITFTFTFTLLLLTPPPPAAAEDDVNCLRGLLRSLHDPDHTLSSWNFNNNTAGFICQFDYVGCWNDQENRVISLKPADLGLAGTFPSDIRFCKNLQTLDLSGNNITGEIPSELCTWLPYLVDINLSGNRFTGQIPSGFGDCAFLNSADLSNNRLSGNIPVQLSNLTRLKRFSVENNDLSGPIPSSLSNYDSSSFDGNKGLCGKPVGSCGGLSKRNLTIIIAAGVFGAAASVLIGFGVWWWCVSRSKRKRSGIVGGDDSSSWTDRLRSHKLVQVSLFQKPLVKVRLVDLMIATNNFSEESVIVSTQTGTMFKAVLRDGSALAVKRLNACSLHERVFQAEMNALGQIRHPNLTPLLGYCVVVDEKLLVYKYMSNGTLSSLLSKQSSSLDWPARFRIGLGAARGLAWLHHGCRPAIPHQNISSNAIFVDEDYDARIVDFGLARLMNSSSYNPNESVYVAPEHSSTMVPSLKGDTYSFGVVLLELATGQKPNVVTAGKEGYKGNLVDWVNQLSSLGQIENAIDKNIRGTGHDEKIVRVVKIAGNCITTQPEARWSMYQVYEALKSMAEEVGLSEHHDEFPLVFDTQSDVV; translated from the coding sequence ATGAACACAAACCCTACCTCACCGCATCCTTCCAGATGCACCTTCACTCTCCCAACACTCATCACCTTCACCTTCACCTTCACCCTCCTCCTTCTCACTCCGCCACCCCCCGCCGCCGCCGAGGACGACGTCAACTGCCTCCGCGGCCTCCTCCGCTCCCTCCACGATCCAGATCACACTCTCTCCTCCTGGAACTTCAACAACAACACCGCCGGCTTCATCTGCCAGTTCGATTACGTCGGATGCTGGAACGATCAGGAGAATCGCGTCATTTCGTTAAAACCGGCTGACCTAGGGCTTGCCGGAACGTTTCCCTCGGATATACGGTTTTGTAAGAATTTGCAAACTCTAGATCTGTCTGGTAATAATATTACGGGTGAAATTCCTAGTGAATTATGCACGTGGTTGCCTTATTTAGTTGATATAAATCTGTCTGGTAACCGTTTCACCGGTCAAATTCCGTCAGGTTTTGGTGATTGTGCGTTTTTGAATAGTGCTGATTTGTCAAATAATCGATTATCCGGTAATATACCGGTTCAGCTGTCGAACTTGACTAGGTTGAAAAGATTTTCGGTTGAGAATAATGATCTATCCGGTCCGATTCCATCAAGCCTGTCGAATTATGATTCGTCGAGTTTTGATGGAAACAAAGGACTTTGTGGTAAGCCGGTTGGCAGCTGTGGTGGTTTGAGTAAAAGGAATTTGACGATTATTATCGCAGCAGGTGTGTTTGGGGCTGCGGCTTCGGTGTTGATAGGGTTCGGGGTGTGGTGGTGGTGCGTAAGTAGGTCGAAGAGGAAGAGGAGTGGGATTGTGGGAGGAGATGATAGTAGTAGCTGGACCGATAGGTTGAGGTCTCATAAGCTTGTTCAGGTGTCGTTGTTTCAGAAACCGCTTGTGAAGGTTAGGCTAGTGGATTTGATGATTGCTACGAATAATTTCAGTGAAGAGAGTGTCATTGTTTCAACACAGACAGGGACGATGTTTAAAGCTGTTCTTAGGGATGGTTCTGCTCTTGCGGTTAAGAGGCTTAACGCGTGTAGTCTTCACGAGAGGGTGTTTCAGGCTGAGATGAATGCGTTGGGTCAGATTAGACATCCTAATCTGACTCCTTTGTTGGGGTACTGCGTGGTGGTAGACGAGAAGCTTTTAGTTTACAAGTACATGTCCAACGGAACTTTGTCTTCGTTGTTGAGTAAACAGTCAAGCTCGTTAGATTGGCCCGCTAGGTTTAGAATCGGTCTGGGTGCAGCAAGAGGGCTTGCTTGGCTTCACCATGGCTGTCGGCCTGCGATACCGCATCAAAACATTAGCTCTAATGCTATATTCGTTGATGAAGATTACGATGCTCGTATAGTGGATTTCGGATTGGCTAGGCTCATGAACTCTTCCAGTTACAACCCAAACGAGTCTGTTTATGTAGCTCCTGAGCACTCGAGTACCATGGTTCCTTCTTTGAAAGGCGATACTTACAGCTTCGGGGTAGTGCTCTTGGAACTGGCCACTGGGCAGAAACCTAACGTTGTGACAGCCGGGAAGGAAGGGTATAAGGGTAATTTAGTGGATTGGGTAAATCAGCTCTCAAGCTTGGGACAAATCGAAAATGCCATAGATAAGAATATTCGCGGCACGGGTCATGATGAAAAAATCGTTCGAGTTGTGAAAATTGCAGGTAACTGCATTACTACTCAGCCTGAAGCAAGATGGTCCATGTACCAGGTTTATGAAGCATTGAAGAGTATGGCAGAAGAAGTAGGTCTATCTGAACATCATGATGAGTTTccacttgttttcgacacacagAGTGATGTTGTTTGA